In methanogenic archaeon ISO4-H5, the following are encoded in one genomic region:
- a CDS encoding NMD3 family protein, which translates to MTCFLKDRMLVSLPDHVDLFVCTSCGQFLWRGEYQSMAPEKAISLSAKFALNIIKEAKLISSTSTIVPRDNYNFAVTVNCKLAIADFEADASASTIVRVKNTVCKICSRRTGNYYEAILQIRTSEKTLSQDMQDEVLEKVERFVDDAATTNPNAFITKMEIVPGGVDVYLSMIALGRELTKELGDIYCAETDESSKLVGQTRDGQDMYRVSYLVRLPEFHLGDVVRYGKKYYLLTRVSNSGGKIKSLTNFADMTVRRPNMPELKVYAKATELETADVISQSSGEIQVMDPTNYSVKDILVPRDAVIGDSVKVVRIDGILYYVPQ; encoded by the coding sequence ATGACTTGTTTCCTCAAGGACCGCATGCTCGTATCCCTCCCAGATCATGTCGATTTATTCGTTTGCACCAGCTGCGGGCAGTTCCTTTGGAGGGGAGAGTATCAGTCAATGGCGCCCGAGAAGGCAATCTCCCTCTCGGCCAAGTTCGCTCTCAACATTATCAAGGAAGCAAAGCTGATCAGCAGCACTTCCACCATCGTTCCCCGCGACAATTACAACTTCGCGGTCACGGTGAACTGCAAACTCGCCATCGCGGACTTTGAGGCAGATGCATCCGCATCCACAATCGTCCGTGTGAAGAACACCGTCTGCAAGATATGCTCCCGCAGGACCGGTAACTATTACGAGGCGATCCTGCAGATCCGTACTTCCGAGAAGACACTGTCCCAGGATATGCAGGACGAGGTCCTGGAGAAGGTCGAACGTTTCGTCGACGATGCCGCCACGACCAACCCCAACGCATTCATCACTAAGATGGAGATCGTCCCCGGCGGGGTCGATGTCTATCTTTCCATGATCGCCCTCGGCAGGGAGCTTACCAAGGAGCTCGGAGACATCTACTGCGCCGAGACCGACGAGTCCTCCAAGCTGGTGGGACAGACCCGTGACGGACAGGATATGTACCGTGTATCCTACCTGGTCCGTCTTCCCGAGTTCCACCTCGGTGATGTGGTCCGTTACGGTAAGAAATACTACCTTCTCACCCGTGTCTCCAATTCCGGCGGCAAGATCAAGTCGCTCACCAATTTCGCTGATATGACCGTCAGACGCCCCAACATGCCCGAACTCAAGGTCTACGCCAAGGCCACCGAGCTGGAGACCGCTGACGTCATCTCCCAATCATCCGGCGAGATCCAGGTCATGGATCCCACCAACTACTCCGTCAAGGATATCCTGGTCCCCCGCGACGCCGTCATCGGCGATTCCGTCAAGGTGGTCAGGATCGACGGGATTCTCTACTATGTGCCTCAGTGA